In the genome of Cronobacter malonaticus LMG 23826, one region contains:
- a CDS encoding Hok/Gef family protein, whose translation MKPLRYLFACFVVFCVTILIFALINHGTLCELTIKQGNKEVAARLSCSDR comes from the coding sequence ATGAAGCCACTGAGATATCTTTTCGCATGTTTTGTTGTATTTTGCGTCACGATATTAATTTTCGCTTTAATTAACCACGGCACGTTATGTGAGTTAACGATAAAGCAAGGAAATAAGGAGGTGGCGGCACGGCTTTCCTGCTCTGACCGGTAA
- the crfC gene encoding clamp-binding protein CrfC produces MHTQTVFEMNQEAERLLQLALYNLSALKQMPLAVQDECGNVTSRHTAAVHPLHFSLRGLEAQQETLQAELRKTTQQEMVLAIVGTMKAGKSTTINAIVGKEVLPNRNRPMTALPTLIRHTPGQKEPVLHFSHAGPIETLMQALRARLENASRESLALHLEFDRDMDLLLARILNGTSFEKHYLGAQPIFHCLKSLNDLVRLSAVLDVQFPFRAYAAIEHIPVIEVEFTHLAGMERGLGQLTLLDTPGPNEAGQPHLQKMLQEQIARASAVLAVMDYTQLKSISDEEVRLALAAVGESVPLYALVNKFDQLDRNSDDEDQVRALIAGTLMKGAIDPAHIFPVSSMWGYLANRARQELAEHGALPPYEEQRWVQDFAEAALGRRWRNADFTDATHLRHAADLLWEDSLFEAPVRAILHTAHAHASLYALRSACAKLIHSAQCTRDYLDFRCQGLDIANDQLVESISQMNNDIAQLKRCQADASKAIQEQVVQALGRASETIAGHEQKVLADIASYFETGKVPPLSLSSPVRRAVTWGSDFDAGSEQLILDQESDARMLLHKIRASCELILLSVQENLTRDLAAHFSELETALGDILRAALAPLEQRVTDGLRRTGFRAHITLPVFQRSQLNFNAHQLFNDIIEEESVPVASAPRNDGVRGTVARWLNSKDLGWDDYTAIRSRYVINLPQLKQTLSRYVSRFCAQIRQAMNAQVDISVTAGMATFFAEFQMAMAAIEANLKQSLAARQQSETSRNALREKLQQCARTARDINEDARALRDDIQTLFSVEH; encoded by the coding sequence ATGCACACACAGACTGTATTTGAAATGAATCAGGAAGCGGAACGGCTACTGCAACTGGCGCTTTATAATCTCAGCGCCCTGAAACAAATGCCGCTGGCGGTGCAGGATGAATGCGGGAACGTTACCAGCCGACACACCGCCGCCGTACATCCGCTTCATTTTTCCTTACGCGGCCTTGAGGCGCAGCAGGAGACGCTGCAGGCCGAGTTGCGAAAAACCACTCAGCAGGAGATGGTGCTGGCGATTGTCGGCACGATGAAAGCGGGCAAATCTACCACCATCAACGCTATCGTCGGCAAGGAGGTGTTGCCGAACCGCAACCGCCCGATGACGGCACTGCCGACGCTGATCCGCCACACGCCAGGCCAGAAAGAGCCGGTACTGCATTTCTCCCACGCCGGGCCGATAGAGACGCTAATGCAGGCGCTGCGTGCGCGATTAGAGAACGCCTCGCGTGAAAGCCTGGCGCTGCACCTCGAATTCGACCGTGATATGGACCTCCTGCTGGCGCGCATTCTTAACGGCACCTCGTTTGAAAAACATTATCTCGGCGCGCAGCCTATTTTTCATTGCCTGAAAAGCTTAAACGATCTGGTAAGGCTGTCGGCCGTACTTGATGTGCAGTTCCCGTTTCGCGCTTATGCCGCCATTGAACATATTCCGGTGATAGAGGTGGAGTTTACCCACCTTGCGGGTATGGAACGGGGGCTGGGCCAGCTCACGCTGCTGGACACGCCAGGCCCGAACGAAGCCGGACAGCCACACCTGCAAAAGATGCTTCAGGAGCAGATCGCCCGCGCGTCCGCCGTACTGGCGGTGATGGACTACACCCAACTGAAATCGATCTCGGATGAAGAGGTGCGCCTGGCGCTCGCGGCGGTGGGCGAATCGGTACCGCTCTACGCACTGGTGAATAAATTCGATCAACTGGATCGCAACAGCGACGATGAAGATCAGGTGCGCGCGCTGATTGCCGGCACGCTGATGAAAGGCGCTATCGATCCGGCACATATTTTCCCGGTTTCTTCCATGTGGGGCTACCTGGCCAATCGCGCGCGGCAGGAGCTGGCCGAACACGGCGCGCTGCCGCCTTATGAGGAGCAGCGCTGGGTACAGGATTTCGCCGAAGCGGCGCTGGGGCGGCGCTGGCGAAACGCTGATTTCACCGACGCCACGCACCTGCGCCACGCCGCCGATCTGCTGTGGGAGGATTCCCTTTTCGAAGCGCCTGTCCGGGCGATTCTGCATACCGCGCACGCTCACGCTTCGCTCTACGCGCTGCGCTCGGCCTGCGCAAAATTAATTCACTCTGCGCAATGCACCCGGGACTACCTGGACTTCCGCTGTCAGGGGCTGGATATCGCAAATGACCAACTGGTGGAGAGTATCTCTCAAATGAATAATGACATCGCACAGCTAAAACGTTGCCAGGCAGACGCCAGCAAAGCCATTCAGGAACAGGTTGTTCAGGCGCTGGGGCGCGCGTCGGAGACTATTGCGGGTCATGAACAGAAAGTGCTGGCGGATATCGCCAGCTATTTTGAAACCGGCAAAGTGCCGCCGCTGTCGCTCAGCAGTCCGGTGCGCCGCGCCGTGACCTGGGGAAGCGATTTTGACGCGGGCAGCGAACAGCTCATTCTGGATCAGGAGAGCGACGCGCGGATGCTGCTGCATAAAATTCGCGCCTCCTGCGAGTTAATCCTGCTGTCGGTACAGGAAAATCTGACCCGCGATCTGGCGGCCCATTTCAGCGAGCTGGAAACCGCGCTGGGAGATATCCTGCGCGCGGCGCTGGCACCGCTGGAACAGCGCGTCACGGACGGGCTGCGCCGCACCGGTTTTCGCGCGCACATTACGCTGCCGGTATTTCAGCGCAGCCAGCTTAATTTCAACGCGCATCAGCTGTTTAACGACATCATTGAAGAAGAGAGCGTGCCGGTCGCAAGCGCCCCGCGCAACGACGGCGTGCGCGGCACCGTGGCCCGCTGGCTTAACAGTAAAGATCTGGGCTGGGATGACTATACGGCGATACGCTCCCGCTATGTCATCAATCTGCCGCAGCTTAAGCAGACGCTAAGCCGTTACGTCAGCCGCTTCTGCGCCCAGATCCGCCAGGCGATGAATGCCCAGGTCGATATCTCCGTGACGGCGGGTATGGCGACGTTTTTCGCGGAATTTCAGATGGCGATGGCGGCGATTGAAGCAAACCTTAAGCAGAGCCTCGCGGCGCGCCAGCAAAGCGAGACATCGCGCAACGCGCTGCGTGAGAAGCTGCAACAGTGCGCCCGCACCGCGCGCGATATTAAC
- the gltP gene encoding glutamate/aspartate:proton symporter GltP has protein sequence MKNSKISLAWQILLALVLGILLGSFLHYQTDSREWLVTNLLSPAGDIFIHLIKMIVVPIVISTLVVGIAGVGDAKQLGRIGAKTILYFEVITTVAIIIGITLANVFQPGSGIDMSQLAAVDISKYQHTTEEVQSHAHGLMGTILSLVPTNIFASMAKGEMLPIIFFSVLFGLGLSSLPATHREPLVTVFRSVSETMFKVTHMVMRYAPVGVFALISVTVANFGFASLWPLAKLVILVYVAILFFALIVLGAVARMCGLRVWTLIRILKDELILAYSTASSESVLPRIIEKMEAYGAPASITSFVVPTGYSFNLDGSTLYQSIAAIFIAQLYGIELSLGQEIILVLTLMVTSKGIAGVPGVSFVVLLATLGSVGIPLEGLAFIAGVDRILDMARTALNVVGNALAVLVIAKWEHKFDRKKAQAYEREMLGRFDSTAND, from the coding sequence ATGAAAAACAGTAAAATCAGCCTGGCCTGGCAGATCCTGCTGGCCCTGGTGCTGGGTATTCTTCTGGGCAGTTTTCTCCATTATCAGACGGATAGCCGCGAATGGCTGGTGACCAACCTTCTTTCACCCGCTGGCGACATTTTTATTCATCTGATTAAAATGATCGTCGTGCCGATTGTTATCTCCACGCTGGTGGTGGGCATCGCCGGTGTCGGCGATGCCAAACAGCTCGGGCGCATCGGCGCGAAAACCATCCTCTATTTTGAAGTGATCACAACCGTCGCAATCATCATTGGCATTACGCTTGCGAACGTGTTCCAGCCAGGCAGCGGCATTGATATGTCACAGCTGGCAGCCGTGGATATTTCAAAATATCAGCACACGACCGAAGAGGTGCAGAGCCATGCTCACGGTCTGATGGGCACGATCCTCTCACTGGTGCCGACTAACATTTTCGCCTCAATGGCGAAAGGCGAGATGCTGCCGATTATCTTCTTCTCGGTGCTGTTCGGATTGGGGCTGTCTTCACTCCCGGCCACGCACCGTGAGCCGCTGGTGACGGTCTTCCGCTCTGTCTCCGAAACCATGTTTAAAGTCACCCATATGGTGATGCGCTATGCACCGGTGGGGGTGTTTGCGCTGATCTCTGTGACGGTGGCGAATTTTGGTTTCGCGTCGCTATGGCCGCTTGCGAAACTGGTGATTCTGGTTTACGTGGCGATTTTGTTCTTCGCGCTGATCGTACTGGGCGCGGTGGCGCGGATGTGTGGGCTGCGCGTCTGGACGCTGATCCGCATTCTTAAAGATGAACTGATTCTGGCGTACTCCACCGCAAGTTCGGAAAGCGTGCTGCCGCGGATTATCGAGAAAATGGAAGCCTACGGGGCGCCTGCGTCTATCACGAGTTTCGTGGTGCCGACCGGTTACTCCTTTAACCTTGATGGTTCGACGCTGTACCAGAGCATCGCGGCGATTTTTATCGCCCAGCTTTACGGTATTGAACTGTCGCTGGGTCAGGAGATTATCCTGGTGCTGACGCTGATGGTGACCTCGAAAGGGATCGCGGGCGTGCCTGGCGTTTCGTTCGTGGTACTGCTCGCGACGCTTGGCAGCGTCGGCATTCCGCTGGAAGGCCTGGCGTTTATCGCGGGCGTGGACCGTATCCTCGACATGGCGCGCACCGCGCTGAACGTGGTCGGCAACGCGCTGGCGGTTCTGGTTATCGCCAAGTGGGAACACAAGTTTGACCGCAAAAAAGCGCAGGCTTACGAGCGGGAAATGCTGGGCCGGTTCGACAGTACCGCCAACGATTAA
- a CDS encoding Hok/Gef family protein: MKPLHYLLACLFMVCVTILIFALMNQGTLCELTIRSGSQEVAAKLACTGK; this comes from the coding sequence ATGAAGCCACTGCATTATTTACTGGCCTGTTTATTCATGGTCTGCGTAACTATTTTGATTTTTGCATTAATGAATCAGGGTACGTTATGCGAACTCACCATCAGAAGCGGCAGTCAGGAGGTGGCGGCTAAGCTTGCCTGTACCGGCAAGTAA
- the phnH gene encoding phosphonate C-P lyase system protein PhnH has protein sequence MTLNTAFDSPVHDAQQCFRRLLKAMSEPGVIVSLQLLRHGWQPLGVATTSVLLTLVDSDTPVWLSPSLANDIVRSNLRFHTGTRIADTPDEAVFAIADENLNPLLPDRLAHGSVIAPEHSATLVLQVNSLSGGRMLRLTGAGIAEERMIAPQLPECLIEQLADRLHAGSLGIDLLLTCGDRLLAIPRTTHVEIADSGR, from the coding sequence ATGACGTTAAACACCGCCTTTGATTCACCCGTGCATGATGCACAGCAATGCTTTCGCCGCCTGCTAAAAGCCATGAGCGAGCCTGGCGTGATTGTCTCGCTACAGTTGCTTCGCCACGGCTGGCAGCCGCTTGGCGTAGCCACCACCAGCGTGCTGCTTACACTTGTTGATAGTGATACCCCTGTCTGGCTTTCCCCCTCGCTGGCAAATGATATCGTGCGCTCTAACCTGCGCTTTCACACCGGCACGCGCATTGCCGATACGCCGGACGAGGCGGTTTTCGCAATCGCTGATGAAAACCTCAACCCGCTCCTGCCCGATCGCCTGGCTCACGGCAGCGTGATAGCGCCGGAACACAGCGCCACGCTGGTGTTGCAGGTTAATAGCCTGAGCGGCGGACGCATGCTACGTCTGACCGGCGCCGGTATTGCGGAAGAACGCATGATAGCGCCGCAGTTGCCGGAGTGTCTGATCGAGCAACTGGCCGATCGCCTGCACGCCGGATCGCTCGGTATCGATCTCCTGCTGACCTGCGGCGATCGTCTGCTCGCGATCCCGCGCACCACGCATGTGGAGATCGCCGACAGCGGCCGTTAG
- a CDS encoding zinc ribbon domain-containing protein YjdM, which translates to MSLPACPQCGSEYTYLDNNLYVCPECAHEWHKGETDAGSDALVVKDANGNLLADGDSVTIAKDLKVKGSSSMLKIGTKVKNIRLVEGDHNIDCKIDGFGPMKLKSEFVKKS; encoded by the coding sequence ATGTCCCTGCCAGCCTGCCCTCAATGCGGCTCTGAGTATACCTATCTGGATAATAATCTTTACGTCTGCCCGGAGTGCGCCCACGAATGGCACAAAGGCGAAACCGATGCCGGGAGCGATGCATTGGTTGTGAAAGACGCCAACGGCAACCTGCTTGCCGATGGCGACAGCGTCACAATTGCTAAGGATCTCAAGGTCAAAGGCAGCTCATCGATGCTGAAAATTGGCACCAAAGTGAAAAACATCCGTCTGGTGGAAGGCGATCACAACATTGACTGCAAAATCGACGGCTTCGGCCCGATGAAGCTCAAGTCAGAGTTCGTCAAAAAAAGCTGA
- the yjdP gene encoding DDRRRQL repeat protein YjdP, giving the protein MKSSLRALLFATLSLSSSHALADGLDSVFNDTINSVTEAINEAYHPDSSDASDDRRYDDESRTRYDERRRRLEERHRQLDERQRRLDEERRRLEEEEQRLDDSDYR; this is encoded by the coding sequence ATGAAATCATCTCTTCGCGCTTTGCTTTTCGCCACACTCTCTCTTTCCAGCAGCCACGCGCTGGCGGATGGCCTGGATTCCGTCTTTAACGACACCATTAACTCGGTAACGGAAGCGATCAACGAGGCTTACCATCCGGATAGCAGCGATGCGTCGGATGACCGTCGCTATGACGATGAAAGCCGCACACGCTACGACGAGCGGCGCAGACGTCTGGAAGAGCGCCACCGGCAGCTTGATGAGCGTCAGCGCCGTCTGGACGAGGAACGCCGTCGTCTGGAGGAAGAAGAGCAACGGCTGGATGATAGCGATTACCGCTAA
- a CDS encoding ATP-binding protein, whose product MDNLISAPLTGQHETPVNLPGLMQVLSKHLYSTPMVAIRELVQNAHDAIVRRRLEEGTGDRLAEIRVTGDAQNRTIVIHDTGSGLTEQEIHDFLATVGVGYTRHLRQQDDETGLIGMFGLGFLSAFVLAERVTVHTTSWKTPEEGWLYASASGETYSVTPASPREPGATVTLHLKDEFLYLANNKLLGDVLGRYCILMKEPLFVGEEQTAVNHLTPPWRVATQDGVALHPALRQKQNIEFASRFERAFTPLCTLLVEPSGDSDAVGMLWLQDGATYGTSDNRNLSLFLRGMLLDDQARELLPPWAGFVGGVIESNRLTPTASREDLQRDVTWYATQAALTEALINGLADLAKQQPAVWRRVLVRHNEALLGAAICDDRLFDLLKDELLIPTSQGDLPVKALRQNNTLNVMLSEEGGFEEMLFRLSGRPVALGYRYAVVPFLRRWATLYGARLVEVGTSAGNEQLFALHDVSAEEKAWWSEQLRDDEECVMSSFEPATLPLVMVVNRDAELKARLEQDDADRRMSTAALMLARQFASKIEQQAPVRLYINFNNPAVKALSQAWRAGQPIAPGATQLLKSLKIILALATGDSREYDFRQALDTFSCITAQLITPTTEGSN is encoded by the coding sequence GTGGATAACCTCATTAGCGCGCCATTAACAGGACAACATGAAACGCCGGTGAACCTGCCGGGGTTGATGCAAGTGCTCAGCAAACACCTTTACTCCACGCCGATGGTCGCCATCCGTGAACTGGTGCAAAACGCGCACGACGCGATTGTCAGACGTCGACTGGAAGAGGGCACCGGGGACCGGCTTGCGGAAATCCGCGTCACGGGCGATGCGCAAAACCGGACTATCGTTATTCACGATACCGGCTCCGGCCTCACGGAGCAGGAGATCCACGATTTCCTGGCGACCGTCGGCGTCGGCTACACCCGCCATCTGCGCCAGCAGGACGACGAAACAGGGCTTATTGGCATGTTTGGGCTGGGCTTTCTTTCCGCCTTTGTGCTGGCGGAGCGGGTGACGGTACACACCACCTCCTGGAAAACGCCGGAGGAAGGCTGGCTTTATGCCTCCGCCAGCGGCGAAACGTATAGCGTCACCCCTGCGAGCCCGCGCGAGCCAGGAGCGACCGTCACGCTGCATCTCAAAGACGAGTTTTTATATCTCGCCAACAACAAGCTGCTGGGCGATGTGCTGGGCCGCTACTGCATATTAATGAAAGAGCCGCTGTTTGTGGGTGAAGAGCAGACAGCAGTAAACCATCTGACGCCGCCCTGGCGCGTCGCGACACAGGATGGCGTGGCGCTGCATCCGGCGCTGCGCCAGAAGCAAAACATTGAGTTCGCCAGCCGCTTCGAGCGCGCGTTTACGCCGCTCTGTACTTTGCTGGTGGAGCCATCGGGCGATAGCGACGCGGTGGGCATGCTCTGGCTTCAGGACGGCGCGACGTATGGCACCAGCGATAACCGTAACCTGTCGCTCTTTCTGCGCGGCATGCTGCTGGACGATCAGGCGCGCGAGCTGCTGCCGCCGTGGGCGGGTTTTGTCGGCGGCGTTATCGAATCTAATCGCCTTACGCCGACGGCGAGCCGCGAAGATTTACAGCGCGATGTTACCTGGTACGCCACGCAGGCGGCGCTTACCGAGGCGCTGATTAACGGGCTGGCCGATCTCGCGAAGCAGCAGCCTGCCGTCTGGCGTCGTGTGCTGGTGCGCCATAACGAAGCGCTGCTCGGCGCGGCCATCTGCGACGATCGTCTTTTCGATCTGCTGAAAGATGAACTGCTGATCCCGACGTCTCAGGGCGATCTGCCGGTTAAAGCGCTGCGCCAGAACAACACGCTGAACGTGATGCTCAGCGAAGAGGGCGGTTTTGAAGAGATGCTGTTCCGGCTTTCGGGCCGCCCTGTCGCGCTGGGCTATCGCTACGCGGTCGTGCCGTTCCTGCGCCGCTGGGCGACGCTCTACGGCGCGCGTCTGGTGGAAGTGGGCACCTCGGCGGGTAACGAACAACTCTTTGCGCTGCATGACGTCAGCGCGGAAGAAAAAGCGTGGTGGAGCGAACAGCTGCGTGACGACGAAGAGTGTGTGATGTCTTCGTTCGAACCTGCGACGCTGCCGCTGGTGATGGTGGTCAACCGTGACGCCGAGCTTAAAGCGCGTCTTGAGCAGGACGACGCCGATCGCCGCATGAGCACCGCCGCGCTGATGCTGGCGCGCCAGTTTGCCAGCAAAATCGAGCAACAGGCGCCGGTGCGCCTCTACATCAACTTTAACAATCCTGCGGTAAAAGCCTTATCACAGGCCTGGCGGGCCGGACAGCCCATCGCGCCCGGCGCCACGCAATTACTGAAAAGCCTCAAAATTATTCTTGCTCTGGCTACGGGGGATTCCCGTGAGTATGACTTTCGCCAGGCGCTGGACACATTCAGTTGCATCACGGCGCAACTTATTACACCGACAACAGAAGGAAGCAACTAA